A portion of the Nitrospinota bacterium genome contains these proteins:
- a CDS encoding acyltransferase — protein sequence MDSFRFFAFLAVFLFHAGYLECGYLGVQAFFVLSGFLLTPILLDMKASLDRGQYFRNFYGRRVLRIFPLYYACLVAAALVLLSAWQLPALRQTPGVASSLAELPYLFTYTSDFYQAAHSGLRHTSPLFTHFWSLAVEEQFYLVWPFFLWLVPARRLPYWGGGGGGGGGRLRAVRHPRGERGNNNTKGNNYHADKKTRTLGDIAWRNCIGRRMRGRRWRIVIIVHQRINVHFKRRVRLQFRLFKVRLH from the coding sequence TTGGACTCATTTCGGTTTTTCGCCTTCCTGGCTGTGTTCTTGTTCCACGCCGGCTACCTGGAGTGCGGCTATCTGGGCGTGCAGGCTTTCTTCGTTCTGTCCGGCTTTCTCCTCACCCCCATCCTCCTCGACATGAAGGCCTCCCTGGACCGAGGTCAGTATTTCCGGAACTTCTACGGCAGGCGCGTTCTGCGCATCTTCCCGTTGTATTACGCCTGCCTGGTTGCGGCGGCCCTGGTCCTGCTGTCGGCCTGGCAGCTCCCCGCGCTGCGCCAGACGCCGGGCGTGGCCAGCAGCCTGGCCGAGTTGCCCTACTTGTTCACCTACACCAGCGACTTCTACCAGGCCGCGCACTCCGGCCTGAGACACACGTCCCCGCTCTTCACCCACTTCTGGTCGCTGGCCGTGGAGGAGCAGTTCTACCTGGTCTGGCCCTTTTTCCTCTGGCTGGTGCCGGCAAGGCGGCTGCCGTACTGGGGGGGGGGGGGGGGGGGGGGGGGGGGTAGATTGCGGGCAGTCCGCCATCCACGCGGCGAAAGGGGCAATAATAATACCAAGGGGAATAATTATCATGCTGACAAAAAGACACGGACTTTGGGGGACATTGCTTGGCGCAATTGCATTGGTCGCCGCATGCGGGGGCGGAGGTGGCGGATCGTCATCATCGTCCACCAGCGGATCAACGTCCACTTCAAGCGGCGCGTCAGGCTCCAGTTCCGTTTATTTAAAGTGCGATTGCATTGA
- a CDS encoding transposase, whose amino-acid sequence MKWKGELANEPELKRNEEFRNRVEDYLDNGPGVRWLADGRIAGMVARALAKFDGERYMLHAWAVMPNHVHALFSPCGGHAISSILQSWKSFTAKEAKKTLGLDGKFWQPEYFDRAIRNERHFFMAREYIENNPVKAGLVAQPQDWPWSSASSPRSAGVPPASR is encoded by the coding sequence TTGAAATGGAAGGGCGAACTGGCCAATGAACCGGAACTGAAAAGAAACGAAGAATTCCGAAACCGGGTGGAGGATTATCTGGATAATGGCCCAGGCGTACGATGGCTGGCTGACGGTCGTATCGCCGGTATGGTGGCGCGGGCTTTGGCGAAATTTGACGGCGAAAGGTATATGTTGCATGCGTGGGCCGTTATGCCAAACCATGTTCACGCCCTTTTTTCCCCATGCGGCGGACACGCCATATCCTCGATATTACAAAGCTGGAAATCATTTACAGCCAAGGAAGCGAAAAAAACGCTAGGGCTGGACGGCAAATTCTGGCAACCGGAGTATTTCGACAGAGCCATCCGGAACGAGCGGCACTTTTTCATGGCGCGGGAATATATCGAAAACAACCCGGTGAAAGCCGGTCTTGTGGCGCAACCGCAAGACTGGCCATGGAGCAGCGCATCTTCCCCCAGGAGCGCGGGCGTCCCGCCCGCATCACGTTAA
- the eno gene encoding phosphopyruvate hydratase, whose translation MSGIIAVTGRQIIDSRGNPTVEVDVILESGAMGRAAVPSGASTGTREALELRDGDKKRFSGKGVLKAVANVNNKIAPKILGLDATDQANIDGLMIALDGTESKKNLGANAMLGVSMAVAKAAAEDAGLPLFRYIGGANAKELPLPMMNIMNGGAHADNNVDFQEFMIMPAGAKCLSDALRMGAEIFHTLKSILKKKGYATSVGDEGGFAPNLKSNIEAVEVILEAISAAGYKPGKDVMLALDAAASEFYENGKYVMEAEAKPNKTTDDMIRFYEDMVRQYPVISIEDGLAEQDWAGWKKLTDALGSKVQLVGDDIFVTNTKIFAKGIEKGIANSILIKVNQIGTLTETMDAIEMAKRAGYTAVISHRSGETEDSTIADIAVAANTGQIKTGSMSRTDRIAKYNQLLRIEEMLGDAAAFRGRSVFTSIKG comes from the coding sequence ATGAGCGGAATCATAGCGGTGACGGGCAGGCAGATAATAGATTCACGCGGTAACCCCACCGTCGAGGTGGACGTGATTTTGGAATCGGGCGCCATGGGCCGGGCCGCCGTCCCTTCCGGCGCCTCCACGGGAACCCGCGAGGCGCTTGAGCTTCGCGACGGGGACAAAAAGCGCTTCTCCGGCAAAGGCGTCCTTAAGGCCGTCGCCAACGTGAACAATAAAATCGCCCCCAAGATACTGGGGCTGGACGCCACCGACCAGGCGAACATAGACGGCCTGATGATCGCGCTGGACGGCACGGAGAGCAAGAAAAACCTGGGGGCCAACGCGATGCTCGGCGTTTCCATGGCTGTGGCGAAAGCCGCCGCGGAGGACGCTGGCCTGCCGCTTTTCCGCTATATCGGCGGGGCCAACGCCAAGGAACTGCCGTTGCCGATGATGAACATAATGAACGGCGGCGCCCACGCGGACAACAATGTGGACTTCCAGGAGTTCATGATAATGCCGGCCGGGGCCAAATGTTTATCCGACGCTTTGAGGATGGGGGCCGAAATATTCCACACGCTTAAAAGCATCCTCAAGAAAAAAGGATACGCCACATCAGTCGGCGACGAGGGTGGTTTCGCCCCGAACTTGAAGAGCAACATCGAGGCGGTGGAAGTGATACTCGAAGCGATTTCCGCCGCCGGATACAAGCCGGGCAAGGACGTTATGCTGGCGCTGGACGCCGCCGCGTCGGAATTTTACGAGAACGGCAAATACGTGATGGAGGCGGAGGCAAAGCCCAACAAGACCACGGACGACATGATCCGCTTCTACGAGGACATGGTGCGGCAGTACCCGGTGATCTCCATAGAGGACGGGCTGGCCGAGCAGGACTGGGCTGGATGGAAGAAGCTGACGGACGCGCTTGGGAGCAAGGTACAGCTTGTGGGGGACGACATATTCGTCACCAATACAAAAATATTCGCAAAAGGTATCGAAAAGGGGATCGCCAACTCCATATTGATAAAGGTGAACCAGATCGGCACGCTGACGGAGACCATGGACGCCATAGAGATGGCCAAGCGGGCGGGGTACACCGCCGTGATAAGCCACCGTTCCGGCGAGACGGAGGACTCCACCATAGCCGACATCGCCGTGGCGGCCAACACCGGCCAGATAAAAACCGGTTCCATGAGCCGGACCGACAGGATCGCCAAGTATAACCAGCTCCTGCGGATTGAGGAAATGCTGGGGGACGCCGCCGCTTTCCGGGGGCGATCTGTTTTCACCTCCATCAAGGGATGA
- a CDS encoding septum formation initiator family protein, translating into MALKVEFDGRAKRLLAFSAVFFVLVTVAAWNKENGFADIQRLSTAINELDTRIADLRLENERHANELRFINTSDIYVEKIARESLGLVKPGEVVYEFVDAASIGGVQDHPSLAQPEKPSAQ; encoded by the coding sequence GTGGCGCTCAAAGTGGAATTTGACGGGCGGGCGAAAAGGCTTCTGGCGTTTTCGGCGGTTTTCTTCGTGCTTGTGACGGTGGCGGCGTGGAACAAGGAAAACGGATTCGCGGACATACAGCGGCTGTCCACGGCGATAAATGAACTGGACACCCGGATAGCGGACTTAAGGCTGGAGAACGAGCGCCACGCCAACGAACTTCGGTTCATCAACACAAGCGACATATATGTTGAAAAGATCGCCAGGGAGAGCCTGGGCCTGGTGAAACCGGGCGAAGTGGTATATGAATTTGTGGACGCGGCCAGCATCGGCGGCGTTCAGGACCATCCATCCCTGGCACAGCCGGAAAAGCCTTCCGCCCAATAG
- a CDS encoding flippase-like domain-containing protein, protein MDKVRKKLLDAARLLIIAAIFWFLYSSGRLNLASIGEAATHPGAIVSATALLLIGMLISVERWRLLIKAQDIHVGLWPALNLTLIGAFFNIVFPGAVGGDIVKAYYLAKGQQQKAALVTTVIFDRLLGLYTVIFVAALAGLGAYAYVATLPSVPPWWTPAMKGLVLFVLVFFAAYNIAGAVVMSKRLRKTRLNVFILTKMPFHDKVVKIYNSIHGFRDRPLYSLAALGLSIVSQFMMYTALYIIAQALDINELSPGHYMFALPLCILINAIPLAPGGLGVGEIGFGEILSLFGSAKGVELAVVFHIISMVLAVALGGVAYMAYGKGEQEIKSATGDN, encoded by the coding sequence ATGGATAAGGTCAGGAAAAAGCTGCTGGACGCCGCCAGGCTGCTGATAATAGCGGCCATATTCTGGTTCCTGTACTCAAGCGGCAGGCTTAATCTGGCCTCGATAGGGGAGGCCGCCACCCATCCGGGGGCCATCGTTTCGGCCACGGCGCTTTTGCTCATCGGGATGCTCATCTCCGTGGAGAGGTGGCGGCTTTTGATCAAGGCGCAGGACATCCACGTGGGCCTCTGGCCGGCGCTCAACCTCACGTTGATCGGGGCGTTCTTCAACATCGTGTTTCCCGGCGCGGTGGGGGGGGACATAGTAAAGGCGTACTATCTGGCCAAGGGACAGCAGCAGAAGGCCGCCCTTGTGACCACCGTAATATTCGACAGGCTTCTGGGGCTTTATACTGTGATCTTCGTTGCGGCGCTCGCCGGGCTGGGGGCGTATGCGTACGTTGCCACGCTGCCCTCCGTTCCGCCGTGGTGGACCCCCGCCATGAAGGGTCTTGTGCTGTTTGTCCTGGTCTTTTTCGCCGCGTACAACATCGCCGGGGCGGTGGTGATGAGCAAGCGGCTGCGCAAGACGCGGCTGAACGTTTTCATCCTCACAAAAATGCCTTTTCACGACAAGGTGGTGAAGATATACAATTCCATCCACGGTTTCCGGGACAGGCCGCTGTATTCGCTGGCGGCCCTGGGCCTGTCCATCGTTTCGCAGTTTATGATGTACACGGCCCTGTATATCATCGCCCAGGCGCTGGACATCAACGAACTTTCACCTGGCCACTATATGTTCGCCCTGCCGCTTTGCATTTTGATCAACGCCATACCGCTGGCCCCGGGAGGCCTCGGGGTGGGGGAGATCGGGTTTGGCGAGATATTGTCCCTGTTTGGTTCGGCCAAGGGGGTGGAGCTGGCGGTGGTGTTCCACATCATTTCGATGGTGTTGGCCGTAGCGCTCGGCGGGGTGGCGTACATGGCTTATGGAAAAGGGGAGCAGGAGATCAAGTCCGCCACCGGGGACAATTAG
- a CDS encoding protein BatD has translation MRWLSLILALAAQLTMYGGAFAADINISAKASPERLPPGESFQLTIRVEGSGVKSLPDPVLPRLENFEITGKGVNQEISMVNLTAKVAKSVVYTIRAPKEGTFEIPSATVEYDGRKYSTKPINIVVDPKAQAQAQGAGRKDPLDLDGLINNSFFPQGRKIARDDIFITMDVDKKEAVPNEPVMATFSFYRAVDIYEHPTYMKPDFKGFWVEDMQGGDNKREWTSTQNVNGKAYHVTRLKYALMPVTTGTHTIEPAQVYITVDPWSDRMKLQTKPITVNVRPLPEKGRPAGFKGMVGSYTVTSGVEPSTPAVNSNVMLRISISGDGYLKPAPAPEKPVLDGFEIFEPKVTDTLDKSQGKLISRRIIEFPMIPRQTGEKTIPPMVFTWYDTAKKEYVRAATVEARINVTAQAGGQGTAGGHGGIEQVQSGMRYIKPDVAVLSAEPAPVHGRWWMWVILAAPLPALAGINVFARRRQRLLTDRRFARLTNAAGNAHKKLDEAEGLSDGREFFAHVDSAIRGYLADRWDMPAPSVTAETIHQRINADGALRDEIINALESAETGRYAPSGGEDRTGSLKRAREIIGRLERSK, from the coding sequence ATGAGGTGGCTATCTTTAATACTTGCACTCGCGGCGCAGCTTACGATGTATGGCGGCGCCTTCGCGGCCGACATAAACATCAGCGCCAAGGCCTCGCCGGAAAGGCTCCCGCCGGGGGAGTCTTTTCAACTTACCATAAGAGTCGAGGGGAGCGGCGTGAAGAGCCTGCCGGATCCTGTCCTGCCCCGGCTTGAGAACTTCGAGATCACCGGCAAAGGGGTGAACCAGGAAATCTCCATGGTCAACCTGACGGCCAAGGTGGCCAAAAGCGTGGTGTACACCATCCGCGCCCCCAAAGAGGGGACCTTTGAAATCCCCTCCGCCACCGTCGAATATGACGGAAGGAAATACTCCACAAAGCCAATCAACATCGTGGTGGACCCCAAGGCCCAGGCGCAGGCCCAGGGCGCGGGGAGGAAGGACCCTCTGGACCTGGACGGGCTCATTAACAACAGCTTCTTCCCCCAGGGAAGAAAGATCGCCAGGGACGACATATTCATCACAATGGACGTGGACAAAAAAGAAGCCGTCCCCAACGAGCCTGTCATGGCCACCTTCAGCTTCTACCGCGCGGTGGACATCTACGAGCACCCGACGTACATGAAACCGGACTTCAAGGGATTCTGGGTGGAGGACATGCAAGGCGGGGACAATAAGCGCGAATGGACCTCCACGCAAAACGTAAATGGAAAGGCCTACCATGTGACCAGGCTCAAGTATGCGCTCATGCCGGTGACGACGGGGACGCACACAATCGAACCGGCGCAGGTGTACATCACAGTGGACCCGTGGTCGGACAGGATGAAGCTTCAGACAAAGCCCATCACCGTGAACGTGCGCCCGCTTCCGGAAAAAGGGAGACCGGCCGGCTTTAAGGGAATGGTGGGAAGCTATACTGTCACTTCGGGCGTGGAGCCTTCCACCCCGGCGGTCAATTCCAACGTGATGTTGCGAATCTCGATAAGCGGCGACGGATACTTAAAGCCAGCCCCCGCCCCGGAAAAGCCGGTCTTGGACGGATTCGAGATATTTGAACCGAAGGTGACGGACACGCTGGACAAAAGCCAGGGAAAACTCATCTCCAGGCGGATAATTGAGTTTCCGATGATACCGCGCCAGACCGGGGAAAAAACGATCCCCCCCATGGTGTTCACATGGTATGACACGGCGAAGAAGGAATATGTGCGCGCGGCCACCGTGGAAGCGAGGATCAACGTCACCGCCCAGGCTGGCGGCCAGGGGACGGCTGGGGGGCATGGCGGGATCGAGCAGGTCCAAAGCGGCATGAGGTACATAAAGCCGGACGTGGCGGTCCTTTCCGCCGAACCTGCGCCGGTCCATGGCAGGTGGTGGATGTGGGTCATCCTCGCCGCGCCTTTGCCGGCGCTTGCGGGGATAAACGTATTCGCCCGGAGGCGCCAACGGCTTTTGACCGACAGGCGTTTCGCCAGATTGACAAACGCCGCCGGAAACGCACACAAAAAGCTGGACGAAGCGGAGGGGCTTTCGGACGGGCGTGAATTCTTCGCGCATGTGGACAGCGCCATACGCGGATATCTGGCCGACCGGTGGGACATGCCCGCCCCTTCCGTTACAGCGGAGACGATACACCAGCGGATCAACGCAGATGGCGCGTTGCGGGACGAAATAATAAACGCGCTGGAATCGGCGGAAACCGGAAGGTACGCCCCATCCGGCGGCGAGGACAGGACCGGCAGCCTGAAAAGGGCCAGGGAAATAATCGGACGGCTGGAGCGGAGCAAATGA